A section of the Schistosoma haematobium chromosome ZW, whole genome shotgun sequence genome encodes:
- the UBXN7 gene encoding UBX domain-containing protein 7, variant 2 (EggNog:ENOG410V9ZV~COG:O), with the protein MMWTHLNDPKIVYDVLYQFIQHTTLTNPNSNTDVINTTAINDGQYSSSIGSISLSGNGRTDSTSIDNRFTNSVPQTGIRRRPAEAANAEMHQQFNHFNLKRPRLQTSDNVHSSVSLTHTLLILKFFIMNPYLDIINV; encoded by the exons ATGATGTGGACGCATTTAAATGATCCTAAGATTGTATATGATGTCT TATATCAATTTATACAACATACTACGCTAACTAATCCGAATAGCAATACAGATGTAATCAATACTACTGCTATTAATGATGGTCAATACAGTAGTAGTATTGGTAGTATTAGCCTTAGTGGGAACGGTAGAACAGATTCAACTAGTATTGACAATCGTTTTACGAATTCTGTCCCCCAGACTGGTATACGAAGAAGACCAGCAGAAGCAGCAAATGCAGAAATGCATCAACAATTCAATCATTTCAATTTGAAAAGGCCACGTTTACAAACATCTGACAATGTACATTCATCGGTAAGTTTAACGCATACATTActaattttgaaattttttattaTGAATCCTTATCTGGATATTATAAACGTATAA